One genomic segment of Anguilla anguilla isolate fAngAng1 chromosome 2, fAngAng1.pri, whole genome shotgun sequence includes these proteins:
- the LOC118219829 gene encoding BLOC-1-related complex subunit 7-like: MGSPDPQPRFGQSVKGLLSEKVGSCSGDVIALTRQVLKGSRSQELLGQAARNMVLQEDAILHSEDSLRKMSILTTHLQYQQEAIHKNVEHSRNLQGQLHHLLK, encoded by the exons ATGGGTTCTCCAGACCCGCAGCCCCGTTTTGGACAGTCCGTTAAAGGTTTATTGTCTGAGAAAGTGGGTTCTTGCAGTGGGGACGTGATAGCCCTCACTCGCCAAGTTCTAAAGGGGTCCCGCAGCCAAGAG CTCCTCGGCCAGGCAGCACGGAACATGGTACTGCAAGAAGATGCAATACTGCATTCTGAGGAT agTCTGAGGAAAATGTCAATTTTAACCACCCACTTGCAATATCA GCAAGAAGCTATACATAAAAA tgtGGAACACTCCAGAAATCTTCAGGGCCAACTACATCActtactgaaataa
- the as3mt gene encoding arsenite methyltransferase — MAECRKSTHSECSKDCASHELKIRDDVKDYYGKRLKKTADLKSNACVAPARPIPAYIRTALADVHTDVTDRYYGCGLVVPECLEGCRVLDLGCGSGRDVYMLSQLVGQRGHVTGVDMTEEQLVVARKYIEHHTQKFGFSEPNVDFIQGYIEGLEEAGLKENSFDIIISNCVVNLSPDKPRVLREAFRALKDGGELYFSDIYSSSRLPEDITSHKVLWGECLGGALCWEDLVRLAEEVGFCSPRLVTASAVTVDNEELESILGDYKFVSATYRLFKIPKNIPKKSCLLTYDGNITGSEKALEFDCHYTFKANDVVEVDGELASILKNSRFAEEFTFQPDTQRSLSGSCCPPTAKAVPVNPFELAEKIKSGGTATGGCCGAQKSCGK, encoded by the exons ATGGCGGAGTGCAGGAAAAGCACGCACAG TGAGTGTTCAAAGGACTGTGCCTCTCATGAACTGAAGATTCGTGACGATGTTAAG GATTACTACGGAAAGAGGCTGAAGAAGACCGCTGACCTCAAGAGCAACGCTTGCGTCGCCCCGGCCAGACCTATCCCAGCCTACATCCGCACGGCCCTGGCTGACGTGCATACGGATGTCACCGACAG GTACTACGGTTGTGGCCTGGTGGTCCCGGAGTGTTTGGAAGGGTGCAGGGTCCTGGACCTGGGCTGCGGCAGCGGCCGGGACGTCTACATGCTGAGCCAGCTGGTGGGACAGAGGGGCCACGTGACGGGGGTGGACATGACCGAGGAGCAG CTTGTAGTGGCCAGGAAGTACATTGAACACCACACTCAGAAGTTTGGGTTCAGCGAGCCAAATGTGGACTTCATTCAAGGATACATTGAGGGCCTGGAAGAGGCGGGACTGAAAGAGAATTCCTTTGACATCATAAT ATCAAACTGTGTGGTGAATCTGTCTCCAGACAAGCCGCGCGTTTTGAGGGAGGCCTTCCGTGCGCTCAAG GACGGAGGAGAGCTGTACTTCAGCGATATTTACAGCAGCTCCAGGCTCCCCGAGGACATCACGTCTCACAAAGTCCTGTGGG gtgaatGTTTAGGTGGGGCGCTGTGCTGGGAGGACCTGGTGCGTCTAGCGGAGGAAGTTGGGTTCTGCTCTCCTCGACTGGTCACTGCCAGCGCCGTCACCGTGGACAACGAGGAACTGGAGAGCATCCTTG GCGACTACAAGTTTGTCTCTGCAACTTACCGTCTCTTCAAGATCCCGAAAAACATCCCAAAAAAGAGCTGCTTGCTCACGTACGATGGAAACATCACAGGGTCTGAGAAGGCCTTGGAGTTTGACTGTCACTATACATTTAAG GCGAATGATGTCGTGGAGGTGGACGGAGAGCTGGCCAGCATCCTGAAGAACTCCAGGTTTGCGGAAGAGTTCACCTTTCAGCCGGACACTCAGAGATCGCTCTCTGGATCCTGCTGTCCTCCGACAGCCAAG GCGGTCCCTGTGAACCCTTTTGAACTTGCTGAGAAGATAAAAAGTGGTGGGACAGCCACAGGGGGGTGCTGCGGAGCACAGAAATCCTGTGGAAAGTGA